The genome window ATCGGCGCGACGTCCGACGACCGGGGCGGTCACGGCGATGGCCACGCCGGCGACAGCGATGGCGGCGCTGTACCAGGTGGACGCGCTGACGCTGCCCGACAATGTATCGCCGACCGAGTCGGTGAGGTAGACGGAGAAGATAAAGGTGACCAGCACCGCGTTGAAGGCGGCGGACCCGAAGTCCCAGAACGCCCACGCGGTGACGGTACGACGGTCGGTCTTCACAGCAGGGGTGCTCATGATTCAGAGGATACGGTGCGCGGGGAAACTACCGGCGGGCACCACCCGGGGCCTACCCGGGGCTACACCCGGTGACCCGCACCCCGGTACGGTTGACCCGTGACGAGAACGACGCATCAACAGTACGACGAACTGGCGGACCGGGTGGCCGCAGGCGTCATCCGTCAGTACTCCACCTCCTTCACCCTGGCGTCCCGCCTACTGAGCCCGCCGGTGCGACGCGACGTGGACAATCTCTACGCCGTGGTCCGCATTGCCGACGAGATCGTCGACGGTGCAGCACAGCAGGACCGGCACCAGCTCCTCGACGACTACGAGGACGCCGTGCTCACCGCAGCCGACCACCCGTTCCACACTGACCCGGTGCTCCACGCGTTCGCCGGCACCTCCCGCCGCTGCCACCTTGACCCGGACCACCTGCGGGCCTTCTTCGCCTCGATGCGTGCCGACCTTACCCCCGTCATCCACGACGAGGCGTCCCTCGCCACCTACATCCACGGGTCTGCCGAGGTCATCGGCCTCATGTGCCTCGACATCTTCACCACCCACGGGGCAGTCACCGCTGACCGGGGATGGCTCGCCGACGGTGCGACCGCGCTCGGCGCGGCGTTCCAGAAGATCAACTTCCTCCGCGACATCGGCC of Corynebacterium terpenotabidum Y-11 contains these proteins:
- a CDS encoding phytoene/squalene synthase family protein; the encoded protein is MTRTTHQQYDELADRVAAGVIRQYSTSFTLASRLLSPPVRRDVDNLYAVVRIADEIVDGAAQQDRHQLLDDYEDAVLTAADHPFHTDPVLHAFAGTSRRCHLDPDHLRAFFASMRADLTPVIHDEASLATYIHGSAEVIGLMCLDIFTTHGAVTADRGWLADGATALGAAFQKINFLRDIGPDTTALHRSYLPAPLTEEAKNALLDDCVAGLDAGAERIPALPRGARAGVAAAISVYRELVAELRRTPVAALTGPDAVRVSVPGPRKALLTASAATTAVFRG